A portion of the Treponema rectale genome contains these proteins:
- a CDS encoding glycoside hydrolase family 5 protein, whose protein sequence is MIKETGIRCYGNSMIKCRFLFFMVTAVCFAGCASVKSFPAETAEVMGDGINIGNTLDVITDKDGNGTDETGWGNPVITRDYIKFLKASGFKTIRLPVTWAEHMSLSDDYVIEEKWMSRVSEVVDWIIQEKMYVIINLHHDGGSSRTSWIQNKDVPFEQRLDRYKKVWMQIADNFGDVNHNLIFEAMNEVGFDGWSDESYVQLNAMNQAFVDVVRSSGRKNSDRKLMISGYWTDIDASCDSRFKMPSDTAADRLMLSVHYYTPSSFTISMDKENQWWYSDTWGNDSDFAELKSKFEKLKLNYIDKGIPVVIGEYGCIDTKDFSSTVLWLKSVRKICHEFSVVPVLWENGKYVNRKFPFGFRSIYAEMLK, encoded by the coding sequence ATGATTAAAGAAACCGGCATCAGATGTTATGGTAATTCCATGATAAAGTGCCGGTTTTTATTTTTTATGGTAACGGCAGTCTGTTTTGCAGGCTGTGCTTCAGTTAAAAGTTTTCCTGCAGAAACTGCCGAAGTGATGGGTGATGGAATTAATATCGGCAATACCCTTGATGTTATTACAGATAAAGATGGCAATGGAACGGATGAAACAGGCTGGGGAAATCCCGTTATAACCAGAGATTACATAAAGTTTCTGAAAGCTTCCGGATTTAAAACGATACGCCTTCCTGTTACATGGGCTGAACACATGAGCCTTTCTGATGATTATGTTATAGAAGAAAAATGGATGTCCCGTGTATCTGAAGTTGTAGATTGGATTATTCAGGAAAAGATGTATGTGATTATAAATCTTCATCATGACGGAGGCTCAAGCAGAACCAGCTGGATTCAGAATAAGGATGTTCCTTTTGAACAGCGCCTTGACCGGTATAAAAAAGTATGGATGCAGATTGCTGATAACTTTGGCGATGTAAATCATAATCTTATTTTTGAAGCAATGAATGAAGTCGGTTTTGACGGATGGAGTGATGAAAGCTATGTTCAGCTTAATGCAATGAATCAGGCTTTTGTTGATGTCGTGCGTTCAAGCGGAAGAAAGAATTCTGACAGGAAACTGATGATTTCAGGTTACTGGACAGACATTGATGCAAGCTGTGACAGCCGTTTTAAAATGCCGTCTGATACAGCTGCAGACCGTCTTATGCTTAGTGTTCATTATTACACGCCAAGTTCTTTTACTATCTCTATGGATAAAGAAAATCAGTGGTGGTATTCAGATACATGGGGAAATGATTCAGATTTTGCAGAACTTAAATCTAAATTTGAAAAACTTAAATTGAATTATATTGATAAGGGAATACCTGTCGTAATCGGAGAATATGGATGTATAGACACAAAAGATTTTTCCAGTACAGTTCTCTGGTTAAAAAGTGTCCGTAAAATCTGTCATGAGTTTTCAGTCGTTCCTGTATTGTGGGAAAACGGAAAATATGTAAACAGAAAGTTTCCTTTTGGATTTAGAAGTATCTATGCAGAAATGCTAAAATAG
- a CDS encoding alpha/beta hydrolase translates to MLHETIELPVNYRGKLENNNFVPYIKTYILDNFEEFSEGRKRPLVLICPGGAYEMLSTREGEAVALKMNSLGFHAVTLWYSLKPMEFPASLLDLCEAMNCVRSHAEEWNVDPDRIIVAGFSAGGHLAASLGVYWNRELLKEYIPYSKEVLKPNALLLSYPVITASEFAHKGSIENVLGCTKKYSVKDVQLEELVTENVPPVFMWHTYEDGCVPLENSMLFAQACRKNNVPVEYHVFRRGGHGLSLATKETTWNNGTNPAGIQKECQIWPELFAAWMETL, encoded by the coding sequence ATGCTGCATGAAACTATAGAACTGCCTGTAAATTATCGTGGAAAGCTCGAGAATAATAATTTTGTTCCGTATATAAAAACTTACATACTTGATAATTTCGAAGAATTTTCAGAAGGAAGAAAACGTCCTCTTGTTTTAATCTGTCCTGGCGGTGCCTATGAAATGCTTTCTACCAGAGAAGGTGAGGCTGTTGCCCTTAAAATGAATTCCCTGGGATTTCATGCAGTAACCTTGTGGTATTCCCTTAAGCCGATGGAGTTTCCTGCAAGTCTTTTAGATTTGTGTGAAGCAATGAACTGTGTGCGTTCTCATGCCGAAGAATGGAATGTGGATCCTGACAGAATCATAGTTGCCGGTTTCAGTGCCGGCGGTCATCTTGCTGCAAGTCTGGGGGTTTACTGGAACAGAGAACTTCTGAAGGAATATATTCCATATTCAAAGGAAGTGTTAAAACCGAACGCACTTCTTTTGAGTTATCCGGTTATTACTGCCAGTGAGTTTGCCCATAAAGGTTCAATTGAAAATGTCCTGGGCTGTACAAAAAAATACTCTGTAAAAGATGTTCAGCTTGAGGAGCTTGTAACAGAAAATGTTCCTCCTGTATTTATGTGGCATACCTATGAAGATGGCTGCGTACCTCTTGAAAACTCAATGCTGTTTGCACAGGCCTGCCGAAAAAACAACGTGCCGGTGGAGTATCATGTGTTCAGGAGAGGCGGTCATGGGCTTTCGCTTGCAACAAAAGAAACCACCTGGAATAACGGTACCAATCCTGCCGGCATTCAGAAAGAGTGTCAGATATGGCCTGAACTGTTTGCAGCATGGATGGAAACGCTTTGA
- a CDS encoding citrate/2-methylcitrate synthase: MANEINLDNKFIEKLTRIAQLDDQIDPSLYEKYDVKSGLRYADGRGVLVGLTRIGDVVGYEIEPDGSKKAVPGRLIYRGYNVEDIVQDTERTKSFGFEQCAYLLLFGELPTQSQLDEFTTYLGAIRSLPPNFTEDIIMKAPSADIMNKIASGVLASYSFDPDPENRDVANVLRQCVELISRFSSLAAYAYQAKRRYVDGKSMYIHNPDPKLGIAENLLQLIRNDKKYTRLEAELLDLALILHAEHGGGNNSSLTIHVVSSADTDTYSAIAAALGSLKGRRHGGANIRVMEMMDDIKAHVKDWSNEKEIADYLRKICRKEAFDHTGLIYGQGHAVYTISDPRAKLLRDKAELLAKEKGCMEEFNLYKTIERIVPDIICEVHGNKKRICTNVDFYSGFVYTMLNIPRELFTPLFAIARIAGWSAHRIEEIVAGRRIYRPAYKNVQGERPYIKMEDRVEV, encoded by the coding sequence ATGGCAAATGAAATTAACCTTGACAACAAGTTCATAGAAAAGCTGACCAGAATTGCACAGCTTGATGATCAGATAGATCCTTCACTTTATGAAAAATACGACGTAAAAAGCGGTCTCCGTTATGCAGACGGACGCGGAGTTCTTGTAGGCCTTACAAGAATCGGTGACGTAGTGGGTTATGAAATTGAACCGGACGGCTCTAAAAAAGCTGTTCCTGGACGCCTCATTTACCGCGGTTATAATGTAGAAGACATCGTACAGGATACAGAAAGAACAAAAAGCTTTGGCTTTGAGCAGTGTGCCTACCTCCTTCTTTTCGGAGAACTTCCAACACAGAGCCAGCTTGATGAATTTACTACATATCTCGGAGCAATAAGATCACTTCCTCCTAACTTTACGGAAGACATTATCATGAAGGCCCCGTCTGCCGACATCATGAATAAAATTGCCAGCGGAGTTCTTGCCTCTTATTCCTTTGATCCTGATCCGGAAAACCGTGACGTAGCAAATGTTCTCCGCCAGTGCGTTGAACTTATTTCCCGCTTCAGTTCTCTTGCAGCCTATGCTTATCAGGCAAAGCGCCGCTATGTTGACGGCAAGAGTATGTACATTCATAATCCAGATCCAAAACTTGGAATTGCAGAAAATCTTCTTCAGCTTATCCGCAATGACAAAAAATATACCAGACTTGAAGCAGAACTTCTTGATCTTGCACTTATCCTCCATGCAGAACATGGTGGCGGTAACAACTCTTCCCTTACCATCCACGTTGTTTCTTCTGCAGATACAGATACTTACTCTGCAATTGCAGCAGCCCTTGGTTCTCTTAAAGGACGCCGTCATGGTGGAGCAAACATTCGCGTTATGGAAATGATGGACGATATAAAGGCTCATGTAAAAGACTGGAGCAATGAAAAAGAAATTGCTGATTACCTTAGGAAAATCTGCCGCAAGGAAGCCTTTGACCACACCGGACTTATTTACGGACAGGGACATGCGGTTTATACAATCAGTGATCCGAGGGCAAAACTTCTCCGTGATAAGGCAGAACTTCTTGCAAAAGAAAAAGGCTGCATGGAAGAGTTTAATCTTTACAAAACCATCGAACGCATTGTACCGGACATCATCTGTGAAGTTCACGGAAACAAAAAACGCATCTGTACAAACGTAGACTTCTATTCAGGATTCGTATATACAATGCTTAACATTCCTAGAGAACTGTTCACTCCGCTTTTTGCAATTGCCCGTATTGCAGGCTGGAGCGCACACCGCATAGAAGAGATTGTTGCAGGAAGAAGAATTTACCGTCCTGCATACAAGAACGTACAGGGAGAACGCCCTTACATAAAAATGGAAGACAGAGTAGAAGTATAA
- a CDS encoding GH36-type glycosyl hydrolase domain-containing protein translates to MKFGNFDDGAREYVISTPRTPYPWINYLGNEKFFSLISNTAGGYAFYTDARLRRITRYRYNDVPLDTNGRYFYIKDGDVIWNPGWQPCKTELDSYECRHGFGYTKLNSSKNNLRAEVLYMVPNGVNCEVELVTLKNEGKADKKISLVSYVEWCLYNAQDDCTNFQRNFSTGEVEIEGSVIYHKTEYRERRNHFSFYSVNVPVDGFDSDRESFLGLYNGYDKPQTVVEGKSRNSVADGWSPVASHRINVELKPGEEKSFVFILGYVENPVEKKWSSEKASDKLLRTNTAGGIINKEKAYEIQKRFDSKEKVLAEYETLRKYWDMTLSNFTLKTGDEKLDRMALWNQYQCVVTYNFARSASYFESGIGRGIGFRDTSQDMLGAVHQLPKERIRERLFDVASTQFEDGSAYHQFQPLTKRGNADIGSNFNDDPLWLVLGVGGYIRETGDVDFLNQQVPFDNNEKNTATLFEHLKRSYRYITNHKGPHGLPLIGRADWNDCLNLNCFSTNPNDSFQTCTNKEGKNAESVMIAQMFVYVTPDYAAMCRIQGDEEEAKFAEEAARQMEEQICKTGWDGEWYIRAYDDAGNKIGSKECENGKIYIETQGFGTMAKIGKDKGYPEKSLDSVKKYLDSQYGIVILSPAYQDYHVELGEVSSYPPGYKENGGIFCHNNPWVIIGEIVNNRADDAFAHYKKIAPAYVEEFSEVHRTEPYVYSQMVAGKEARRFGEAKNSWLTGTAAWNMLALSQYISGVRPSYDGLTVEPRLPSHVKTAVITRKFRGVEYVINVKNINNTGSVKITADGADVEGTLVKVKPGVSKVSLDVTVG, encoded by the coding sequence ATGAAGTTCGGAAACTTTGATGACGGAGCAAGAGAATATGTAATCTCAACTCCCCGTACACCGTATCCGTGGATCAATTACCTGGGAAATGAAAAGTTTTTTTCATTGATTTCTAATACTGCTGGCGGTTATGCATTTTATACAGATGCACGCCTCAGACGTATTACTCGTTATCGCTATAATGATGTTCCGCTTGATACAAACGGAAGATATTTTTATATAAAAGACGGTGATGTAATCTGGAATCCCGGATGGCAGCCGTGTAAAACAGAACTTGATTCTTATGAGTGCCGTCATGGTTTTGGATATACAAAACTTAATTCTTCAAAAAACAATTTGCGTGCAGAAGTTCTCTATATGGTTCCTAATGGAGTTAACTGCGAAGTAGAACTTGTTACTCTGAAGAATGAAGGCAAGGCAGATAAAAAAATAAGTCTCGTATCCTATGTTGAATGGTGTCTTTATAATGCACAGGATGACTGTACGAATTTCCAGCGCAATTTTTCTACCGGTGAAGTAGAAATCGAAGGAAGCGTTATCTATCATAAGACAGAATATCGCGAGCGCCGCAATCACTTCAGTTTTTACAGCGTAAATGTTCCTGTTGACGGATTTGATTCAGACAGAGAAAGTTTCCTCGGCCTTTACAACGGTTATGACAAACCTCAGACTGTTGTTGAAGGAAAAAGCAGAAATTCTGTAGCAGACGGCTGGTCTCCGGTTGCAAGCCACAGAATCAATGTTGAACTTAAACCGGGAGAAGAGAAGTCATTTGTTTTCATTCTCGGTTATGTTGAAAATCCGGTAGAAAAAAAATGGAGCAGCGAAAAAGCTTCTGACAAACTCCTTCGTACAAATACTGCCGGCGGAATCATCAATAAAGAAAAAGCTTATGAAATCCAGAAACGTTTTGATTCAAAAGAAAAAGTTCTTGCTGAATACGAAACTTTGAGAAAATACTGGGATATGACTCTCAGCAACTTTACCCTCAAGACTGGAGACGAAAAACTTGACCGCATGGCTTTGTGGAATCAGTATCAGTGTGTAGTAACCTATAACTTTGCCCGCAGTGCTTCTTATTTTGAAAGCGGTATCGGTCGTGGAATAGGATTCCGTGATACTTCTCAGGATATGCTTGGGGCAGTTCATCAGCTTCCTAAAGAAAGAATCCGTGAACGTCTTTTTGATGTTGCTTCAACTCAGTTTGAAGACGGAAGTGCATATCATCAGTTCCAGCCTCTTACAAAACGCGGAAATGCAGATATTGGTTCAAACTTTAATGATGATCCTCTCTGGCTTGTTCTTGGTGTGGGCGGTTATATACGTGAAACCGGTGATGTAGATTTCCTTAATCAGCAGGTACCTTTTGACAATAATGAAAAGAATACTGCAACCCTTTTTGAACATCTTAAGAGATCATACCGTTACATAACAAATCACAAGGGACCTCACGGACTTCCATTAATCGGTCGTGCAGACTGGAATGACTGTCTTAACCTTAACTGTTTCTCTACAAATCCTAATGATTCTTTCCAGACCTGTACAAACAAGGAAGGTAAAAATGCAGAATCAGTAATGATTGCCCAGATGTTTGTTTATGTAACTCCTGACTATGCCGCAATGTGCCGCATTCAGGGAGATGAAGAAGAAGCAAAGTTTGCGGAAGAAGCTGCCCGTCAGATGGAAGAGCAGATCTGTAAAACAGGATGGGATGGTGAGTGGTATATCCGTGCTTATGATGATGCCGGTAATAAAATCGGTTCAAAGGAATGTGAGAACGGAAAAATTTACATTGAAACCCAGGGCTTCGGAACTATGGCTAAAATCGGTAAAGATAAAGGCTATCCTGAAAAATCACTGGATTCAGTAAAAAAGTATCTTGATTCACAGTACGGTATCGTAATTCTTTCTCCTGCATATCAGGACTATCATGTAGAGCTTGGTGAAGTTTCTTCATACCCGCCTGGATATAAAGAAAACGGAGGAATTTTCTGCCATAACAATCCGTGGGTTATAATCGGAGAAATTGTTAATAACAGGGCAGACGATGCCTTTGCACATTATAAGAAAATTGCTCCTGCTTATGTTGAAGAATTCAGTGAAGTTCACAGAACTGAACCTTATGTTTATTCACAGATGGTTGCAGGTAAAGAAGCCCGCCGCTTTGGAGAAGCAAAGAACAGCTGGCTTACGGGAACTGCCGCATGGAATATGCTTGCATTAAGTCAGTATATTTCAGGTGTACGTCCTTCTTATGACGGACTTACAGTTGAACCGCGCCTTCCTTCGCATGTAAAAACTGCAGTGATTACAAGAAAATTCCGCGGAGTAGAATATGTAATCAATGTAAAGAACATCAACAATACCGGAAGCGTAAAGATTACTGCGGATGGTGCTGATGTAGAAGGAACACTTGTAAAAGTTAAGCCTGGAGTTTCTAAAGTATCACTTGATGTTACTGTAGGCTGA
- a CDS encoding glycoside hydrolase family 95 protein, with amino-acid sequence MKNKLELKFSRPAEEWTSALPLGNGRLGCMVFGLPRRERIQFNEDTLWSGGPEKKEKDCFLDAVSEVRSFVNQKKYSQAQKTADEKLLGPWSSFYEPMGDLFLEFPECHERAENYLRKLDLEKAVCTVSYSIPSEGNKNKSAVYTRTVFASHPLDAIVMKIECSEKDSVSFNAEVSSLLKHEVSVREDDVKKTLVLKGKAPVSGPNVFGPDEPPVVYDEKKGMTFTSCISILPSGKNYELTYDSKKLKVKNAESVLIILTAATSFNGFLNEPGTNGKNSAVLCYSMDEKACAVSYENILREHCLDFSNLFNRVEFYLEGTDGNLALKKLSDKSSPVFSKELAPLFFQFGRYLMISCSRKNTQPANLQGIWNQDIRPAWNCNYTTNINLEMNYWPAESCNLSECHLPLFELLKELSVTGRDVAEKRWGCRGWAANHNCDLWRKASPAGGSSEWALWPFGGAWLCTHIWEHYIHTMDKDFLVEMFPVLKGAVEFLMDFLQKESDGTLVTNPSISPENNFLDPQTKQKCCISKAGTMDMSITRELFTQFITVCEILCCDKEFASQVSEALKKLFPYKLTGDGRLREWDEDFEEAEKGHRHVSHLFGMYPGHILFENKDEEFKTAALKSLTERLSNGGGHTGWSCAWTVCLFARMKKPAEAEKYLNVLFNKLTYKNLFNVCPPYQIDGNFGGTAAVAEMLVQSGSCYDGENTYIELLPCLPESWSSGYVRGLKVRGGHSVDIEWQEGKLKKALIKTKGSGNMSIFYKNRKKICNFGEDGVILLDSFLI; translated from the coding sequence ATGAAAAATAAACTTGAACTGAAATTTTCCCGGCCGGCAGAGGAATGGACTTCTGCACTTCCTTTGGGAAACGGAAGGCTGGGCTGTATGGTATTTGGATTGCCTCGGAGAGAACGCATTCAGTTTAATGAAGATACCTTATGGAGCGGCGGACCTGAAAAAAAAGAGAAGGATTGTTTTCTTGATGCCGTATCTGAAGTCCGCTCTTTTGTTAATCAAAAAAAATATTCTCAGGCACAGAAAACTGCTGATGAAAAACTTCTCGGACCCTGGAGCAGTTTTTATGAACCTATGGGAGATTTGTTTCTTGAGTTTCCTGAGTGTCATGAAAGGGCAGAAAACTATTTGCGTAAACTGGATTTAGAAAAAGCTGTCTGTACTGTTTCTTATTCAATTCCTTCAGAAGGTAATAAGAATAAAAGTGCCGTATATACCCGTACGGTTTTTGCAAGTCATCCCCTTGATGCAATAGTGATGAAAATTGAATGTTCAGAAAAAGATTCTGTAAGTTTTAATGCAGAAGTTTCTTCATTGCTGAAGCATGAGGTTTCAGTCAGAGAGGATGATGTAAAAAAAACTCTTGTGCTGAAGGGAAAGGCTCCTGTGTCAGGGCCGAATGTTTTTGGACCGGATGAACCGCCGGTTGTTTATGATGAAAAAAAAGGAATGACTTTTACTTCCTGCATAAGTATCCTGCCGTCAGGAAAAAATTATGAGCTGACTTATGATTCAAAAAAATTGAAAGTAAAAAATGCAGAAAGCGTATTAATCATTCTTACAGCTGCAACTTCTTTTAACGGGTTTTTGAATGAACCTGGTACTAACGGAAAGAACAGTGCCGTACTGTGTTATTCAATGGATGAAAAAGCCTGTGCAGTATCTTATGAAAACATACTAAGGGAGCACTGTCTGGATTTCAGTAATCTCTTTAACAGAGTTGAATTTTATCTTGAAGGAACAGACGGAAATCTTGCATTAAAAAAACTTTCTGATAAATCTTCTCCTGTTTTTTCCAAAGAACTTGCGCCGCTGTTTTTTCAGTTTGGACGTTATCTTATGATATCCTGCTCAAGAAAAAATACTCAGCCTGCGAATCTTCAGGGAATCTGGAATCAGGATATCCGTCCAGCCTGGAACTGCAATTATACGACAAACATAAACTTAGAAATGAATTACTGGCCTGCCGAGTCCTGCAATCTTAGTGAGTGTCATCTTCCTTTGTTTGAATTACTGAAGGAACTTTCTGTTACCGGTCGGGATGTTGCAGAAAAAAGATGGGGCTGCAGGGGATGGGCTGCAAATCATAACTGTGATTTATGGAGAAAGGCAAGTCCTGCTGGAGGAAGTTCAGAGTGGGCGCTGTGGCCTTTTGGCGGAGCATGGCTGTGTACTCATATTTGGGAACATTATATTCATACAATGGATAAAGATTTTCTTGTAGAAATGTTTCCGGTTTTAAAAGGTGCAGTTGAATTTTTAATGGATTTTCTGCAGAAGGAATCAGACGGTACTCTGGTTACGAATCCTTCAATCAGTCCTGAAAATAATTTTTTAGATCCTCAGACAAAACAGAAATGCTGTATTTCAAAAGCAGGCACGATGGATATGTCAATCACCCGTGAACTCTTTACTCAGTTTATTACGGTGTGTGAAATTCTTTGCTGTGATAAAGAATTTGCCTCACAGGTATCGGAAGCATTAAAGAAACTGTTTCCGTATAAACTTACCGGAGACGGCAGGCTCAGGGAATGGGACGAAGATTTTGAAGAAGCAGAAAAAGGTCACCGTCATGTTTCCCATCTGTTTGGAATGTATCCCGGTCATATTCTTTTTGAAAATAAAGATGAAGAATTCAAGACTGCTGCCTTAAAAAGTCTGACAGAAAGACTTTCTAACGGAGGAGGCCATACCGGCTGGAGCTGTGCATGGACTGTGTGTCTTTTTGCACGAATGAAGAAACCTGCTGAAGCAGAAAAATACCTGAATGTGCTTTTTAATAAACTGACTTATAAAAATCTTTTTAATGTATGTCCGCCTTATCAGATTGACGGAAACTTTGGAGGTACGGCGGCTGTTGCAGAGATGCTGGTTCAAAGCGGTTCCTGCTATGACGGGGAGAATACTTATATAGAGCTTTTGCCCTGTCTTCCGGAAAGCTGGAGCAGCGGCTATGTACGGGGGCTGAAAGTAAGGGGAGGTCATTCCGTGGATATTGAATGGCAGGAAGGAAAACTTAAAAAAGCCTTAATAAAGACAAAAGGCAGCGGAAATATGTCAATTTTTTATAAAAATAGAAAAAAAATCTGTAATTTTGGTGAAGATGGTGTAATTTTATTAGATTCTTTTTTAATATAA
- a CDS encoding beta-glucosidase family protein gives MNDKEIREIINDLTLEEKIKMIHGAGLFRTEGVERKKIPPLRFSDGPLGVRNEFPDASWVPYGYTDDFVSYLPSGTALASTWNPELSYRCGQVLGEEARGRGKDMILGPGINIMRSPLCGRNFEYMSEDPFLVSKICVPYIRGVQENDVSVCVKHFAVNNQETERLEVNVEVSERALHEIYFPAFKAAVEEGDAYAFMCAYNRWEGLHCSANKRLLTQILKSDWHFDGVVVSDWGAVHDSKGAAEAGLDIDMNVTYDFDNYCFARPLMEEVKSGHVDEKIIDDKVARILGLMDKIHIFSSERKEGCFNTPEHQKAALDIARESVILLKNQNCSGKKILPLNKKEIKTIAVIGENADILQSHAGGSAEIKSLYEITPLLGITMAAGGNISVKYERGYSPDSAKADDLRASALKLAQECDAVIYVGGCAHYNPKFQMGTNAIGVSKDDEPCRIDSEGFDRDDLTLPYGQDVLLCELLKLRPDTVTVIFSGNAVDMSRWINSTAALIQTTYNGMEGGRALAEVIFGKVNPSGKLPYTILKQLADCPAHSAGDFPGDVTGDVKTVHYREGIFVGYRYFETFRKESEFCFGHGLSYTDFEYSDLNVIQMDSQRIKAVLNVKNTGARYGKETVQIYLSPVNPKTERSIKELKAFKKIELEAGETKRVVFEIHKKDFARFDENRQCWITDSGKYEIMAGSSVKDIRLKSSVELSEGFYEK, from the coding sequence ATGAACGATAAAGAAATCAGAGAAATTATAAATGATCTTACGCTTGAAGAAAAAATAAAGATGATTCACGGGGCAGGGCTTTTCAGAACTGAAGGTGTTGAAAGAAAAAAAATTCCTCCCCTGCGTTTTAGTGACGGTCCCCTTGGAGTCCGCAATGAGTTTCCTGATGCAAGCTGGGTTCCTTATGGATATACAGATGATTTTGTAAGTTATCTGCCGTCAGGAACTGCTCTTGCTTCTACATGGAATCCGGAACTTTCTTACAGATGCGGACAGGTTTTAGGTGAAGAAGCACGGGGAAGAGGTAAGGATATGATTCTCGGTCCCGGAATAAACATAATGCGTTCTCCATTATGCGGAAGAAATTTTGAATACATGAGTGAAGATCCTTTTCTTGTATCAAAAATCTGCGTACCTTACATAAGAGGCGTTCAGGAAAATGATGTATCTGTTTGTGTTAAGCATTTTGCAGTTAATAATCAGGAAACTGAACGTCTGGAAGTAAATGTTGAAGTAAGTGAAAGGGCTCTGCATGAAATTTATTTTCCGGCATTTAAAGCTGCTGTTGAGGAAGGTGATGCTTATGCTTTTATGTGTGCATATAACAGATGGGAAGGTCTGCATTGCAGTGCAAATAAAAGGCTTCTGACTCAGATTTTAAAAAGTGACTGGCATTTTGACGGAGTTGTTGTCAGTGACTGGGGAGCCGTTCATGATTCAAAAGGAGCTGCAGAGGCCGGTCTCGATATTGATATGAACGTTACATACGATTTTGATAATTACTGTTTTGCACGTCCTCTCATGGAAGAAGTAAAGAGCGGTCATGTCGATGAAAAAATAATTGATGATAAAGTTGCAAGAATCTTAGGGCTTATGGATAAGATTCATATATTCAGTTCGGAAAGAAAGGAGGGATGCTTTAATACGCCGGAACATCAGAAAGCTGCTCTTGATATTGCCCGGGAATCAGTAATTCTTTTAAAGAATCAGAATTGCAGCGGAAAGAAAATCCTTCCACTGAATAAGAAAGAAATAAAAACAATTGCCGTTATCGGAGAAAATGCAGATATCCTTCAGTCCCATGCCGGGGGAAGTGCAGAAATAAAATCCCTGTATGAGATTACGCCGTTACTTGGAATAACTATGGCTGCAGGGGGAAACATCAGCGTAAAGTATGAAAGGGGGTACAGTCCGGATTCAGCAAAAGCTGATGACTTAAGAGCCAGTGCCCTTAAACTTGCGCAGGAGTGTGATGCAGTAATATATGTGGGAGGATGTGCTCATTATAATCCTAAGTTTCAGATGGGAACTAATGCCATCGGTGTTTCTAAAGATGATGAACCATGCCGCATTGACAGTGAAGGTTTCGACAGGGATGACCTTACTCTTCCTTATGGTCAGGATGTTCTTCTGTGTGAGCTTTTAAAACTGAGGCCAGATACTGTTACTGTAATTTTCAGTGGTAATGCCGTGGATATGAGCAGGTGGATAAACAGCACGGCTGCATTGATTCAGACGACTTATAACGGTATGGAAGGCGGTCGTGCGCTGGCAGAAGTTATTTTCGGCAAAGTGAATCCATCCGGCAAACTTCCGTATACGATTCTGAAACAGCTGGCAGATTGTCCTGCTCATTCTGCTGGAGATTTTCCGGGAGATGTTACGGGAGATGTAAAGACTGTTCATTATCGTGAAGGAATATTTGTCGGATACAGATATTTTGAAACTTTCAGAAAGGAATCAGAATTTTGTTTTGGTCATGGACTTTCATATACGGATTTTGAGTATTCGGATCTGAATGTCATTCAGATGGATTCCCAGAGGATTAAGGCTGTCCTTAATGTTAAAAATACAGGCGCAAGATATGGAAAAGAAACTGTTCAGATATATCTGTCTCCTGTTAATCCAAAAACAGAAAGAAGCATAAAAGAACTGAAGGCCTTTAAGAAAATTGAACTTGAGGCAGGAGAAACAAAAAGAGTTGTTTTTGAAATACATAAAAAAGATTTTGCCCGCTTTGATGAAAACCGGCAGTGCTGGATTACCGACAGCGGAAAGTATGAAATTATGGCAGGCAGTTCCGTAAAGGATATTCGCCTTAAGTCGTCTGTTGAACTTTCTGAAGGATTCTATGAAAAATAA